Part of the Pseudodesulfovibrio mercurii genome is shown below.
CCCGTGTCCTGCCTGGCCGTGGGCGCGGCCGCCTGGTTTCACGGGCGCACCGGGGACGGACTGGCCCTGGCCGCGGCCCTGGCCATCGTCTGCGGCATGTGGCTGCTGCTTTTCGCCTCGTCGCACTGGCTGGGCCAGGCAGAGGCCGAACGCGACGAGATGGGCGAACAGCTCATCCAGTCCCAGCGGGTCCTGGCCCTGGGCGAACTGTCCACGGGCATCGCCCACGAGATCAACAACCCCCTGAACATCATCCTTCAGGAGGCCGAGCTCATGCGCTACGACCTGGCCCTGGCCCCCACGGCCGAGACCATGGAGGAGGTCCGGTCCAGCCTGGACGTCATCTACGCCCAGGTCTCGCGCTGCTCGGACATCACCCACAAGCTCCTGGACCTGGCCCGCAACCGCAAGCCCGTGTCCCAACCCGCGGACATCAACCGGCTGGTGGAGGACATGCTCGAGCTGGTGGAGCGCGAGGCCGGCCCCCGGGAAATCCATCTCCACCGGCGGCTCAGCCAGGATCTGCCCACCGTCATCTCGGACCCGCCGCTGCTGCGCCAGGTCATCCTCAACCTGCTGATCAACGCGATCCAGGCCGTGGACAAGGACGGCGACATCTTCATCACCACCCATCGCGAGGGGAACATGGCCTACACCGAAATCCGGGACACCGGGCCGGGCATCTCCGAGGAGAACCGCAAGCGCATCTTCAACCCGTTTTTCACCACCAAGGCCCCCGGCCAGGGCACCGGGCTCGGCCTGTCGGTCAGTCTGCGAATCATCAACGAACTGGGCGGGGACATTCAGGTGGCCTCCGCTCCGGGCAAGGGCGCCACGTTCACCGTGCGCATTCCCATCAAACGATAAGAGGTGTATCATGACCAATAAGGCGAGAATCCTCGTTGTGGACGACGAGGACCGGTTCCGGCAGTCCCTGTGCCGTCTGCTGCGCGCGGAGGGCTATACCGTGGACGCGGCCGAAAACGGGCTCGACGCCCTGAACAAACTGGCCACGAACGAGTTCGACGTGGTCCTGCTGGACATGAAGATGCCCGGCATGTCGGGCTCGGAGACCTTCAACGAAATACAGCTCCAGGGTTTCGACGTGGAGACCGTCTGCCTGACCGGACACACCTCCATCAGCGACGCCATGAAGCTGCTGCACAACGGGGTCTTCGACTACCTGCTCAAGCCCGCGTCCATGCCGGAGATTATCGAGACCGTGCAGCGGGCCCTGGAGCGCAAGCTGCTGCGCCACGGGGAGATCGGCGTGTCGGAACTGATAGACGGGTCCGGAGGGCGCTAGGCCGCCGGACCCGGCGCAAGGCCCGGGAGGGTTTCATGGACGATTTCGCATACGAGAACCTCGGCATCTGCTACTGGAACGGATCGCTCGGCCCGTTCAACGTGGGCGTGGTGGGCACCGGCTCCATGCTCCGGGTCCTGCTCGACATCATCTACAACGAGGCCTTCCGCGAATTTCTGCCCGAGATGTGCCTGGCGGCCATCAGCGACACCGGCCCCGGCGAAACCCTGCCCGAGGACTGCGAGACCTGTCCCATCTATCCGACCTACCGGGAGATGCTCGACGCCCACCCCGAGATCAACCTGGTGGTGGAGATCACCGGCGACCGGGGCGTGGCGGCCCGGCTGCGGCACGAGCTGCCCGCTTCCGTCTCGCTCATCGACCACCGGGAACTGGTCTTCCTGTGCGGGCTGCACGACATGGCCGTGGTCAAGGGCCACTACATGACCAGCCTGGACCACCAGCGCACCCTGATCCAGTCCATCATCGACGAGATCCGCGAGGACATCTTTCTCCTGGACAAGAGCGGCGACATCCAGGACCTGAACCGCACGGTCTGGCAGCGGGCGGGCGTACCGCGCAAGGAGCTGCTCGGCAAGCCGTGCTGGGAGGCCGCCCGGCTGCGCGACGGCTCCCCCTTCTGCAACCAACTGGACCCGGTCTGCCCCTTCCACAAGACGTTGCTCAGCGGCCGCAAGGAAGAGGCCATGGTCACCCGGGTCAACGGCAGCGGCCTGCTCCAGTATTACCGGCTCTATGCCTACCCGATCTTCGACATGCGCGGGCAAATGTCCCACATCATGGTCATGCACCGCGACATCACCGAGCGGACCCAGCGCGAGAAGTACCAGCAACAGCAGGACAAGTTCGCCATCATCGGCGAGATATCCACCTACCTGGCCCACGAGATCCGTAACCCGCTGTACGCGGTGGGCGGGTTCGCCAACGCCCTGCTGCGCTCGCCCAAGCTGGACGAACAGGAGCGCGAAAAGGTCCAGATCATCGTGGAGGAGACCCTCCGTCTGGACAAGCTTTTGACCAACATGCTCAATTTCGTGCGCCCCGCGCCCGGTCCCGGCGCGGCCGTGGACCTGGTGGCAGTGTGCCGCGACGTGGCCGAGCTCATGGACGTGGGTTACGGACGCCAGGGCTACAACATCTTGGTCCGGCCCGAGGCGAACCTGCCCGCGGTCCAGGGGGACGCCGACGCCCTCAAGCAGTGCCTGGTGAACATCATCAAGAACTCCATCGAGGCCATGCCCGGCGGCGGCCAGATCGTCGTGGACCTGACCATGGGCAAGAGCGACGTGGTCGTGCGCATCATCGACACGGGCACGGGCATGAGCGAGACCGAGCTGGACCGCGCCTTCAACCCCTTCTACTCCACCAAGGCCGACGGCAACGGCCTGGGACTGCCCCTGATCAAGAAGATCATCGAGGAGTCCGGGGGCAGCGTGACCCTGGCCAGCCGCCCCGGCAAGGGCACCACCGTGACCCTGCACCTGCAACCGGCCATGGACGTGGACCACCCGCCCGTGAAGGCCGATAACGATACCTAGACCCCTCCCCCACCCCAAGCAGCGAACCCCCGCGCCACACGGCACGGGGGTTCCGGCGTTTCAGGGCCCGGCGCGGCGGCGGTTCGAGGTCTCCGCAGCCGGGAATTGGGAGCATGGTCGATGCGTGCCGCCGGGCGCTCCGGGAGCGCCGGACCCTTCGCTCGGCCCGGGCGCACGCCGAGCCTGCCCCGACACGACACCGGACATGCCGTCAGCGGCCGTCCGGCACGATGCGAACCGGCGGGCCGGGACCTTCCACGCCAGGCCCGCTGGAAAAGCTAAGGCCCCGCGCACAGGAAGTGCACGGGGCCAGCCCTGCGGGGCTTGCGGATGCCCCTGACGGGAAGAGGAGTGCCCGGACTTACTCCGGGGACTTGGGAGAAGGTGTGGTGTGTTGGGGGGAGGGGAAAGCGGGGCCCATGTGCTCCGGACCGCCCTGGGCCAACTCGCGCCGGACCTCGTCGAGGTCGATGATGCGCGGAGCCACCAGAGTGAAACCCGAGGCGTCGCACCAGTCGTGGCTGGTGGCGAACTCGTTGCCGTAGCGGATTTCGTCCAGAATGTAGTAGCCCTCTTCGCCCATGATGCGGTCCCACTGGTGAACCATGAACTCGAACTTGGAGGGGTCGTACTCGGAGACATTGCTCCACTTCCAGGAAAACTTGCAAATTTCGTTGTCGAAGCCGAGCACGCAGAGATACTTTGCCCGGCTGTCCAGGAACATGCGTCGGCGAATCTGTAGGGGGTGGGCGATGATGTTGCCGTAATCGAACTCCACCGGCTTGCCATCCACCGTTACCTGGATATTGCACATGTCGTCGATGCGCATGCCCCAGGTGGCGGTGTTGCCCTTGCGCCACCATTCCAAGGCCTTCATGGAATAGACGTCGGGGCCGTACTTCTCGATGGTGCGGGCCGTCTTCTCGGAAACCGGATGCAGGGCAAGGTCACAAGAATGACCGTGTGCGCTAAAAATTATTTCCATTATCCATACTCCTTTTGGCTGGTCGCGTTTTCTGTTTCTCCACTTTGCATAGGGCATGCCGGAGGGGGCCAAATCAAAATATTTTTTTCACTTGATTGATATTATTAGATAATTATACTTGCGTGATCTGTCGCAAATATCGTGTTGCCAGATATCCTTTTTGCTGGCGCGATATTGCCAAACCATTGCCATGGGCCTTGCGCATCCGAAACGGCGTATTCACGTCCGAAGCGCGGAAGGAAAGGGATGCCTGGGGGTGAGAGGGGGAACAGGCGGGAAAGGAGCCGTAAGGCTCAGAGGGGCGAAAGAAAAACCACAGGGAGTGGAAACGTGCAGACCGGGGGGGTGAGGGAAGGGAATAGGGAAGTAAATGGGAATGTGCAGGCCGAAAAGAAATGGACGGAGACAAGAACGGCAAGGGCAAAATGCCGACAAATGGGCGCGGGGCGGAACCATGGATGGGAATCGACGGAAGCGCCCACCGCTGCGTGGGAGCGCTTGAAAGGCTGGGCGGGCGCTGGTAGCCTGTCCCCATGGACAGCGAAATACTCAAGCAGTACGCCGTGAGCGCGGGCGCCACCGTGGCCCGCATCGCGGACCTGGCGAGGCTGCGGGGGATCGAGACCATGCCCCCGGACCTCCTGGACGGATTCCGCTACGCGGTGTCCCTGGCCGTGGCCCTGAGCGATCCGATCATCGAGACCATCACGGACCGGCCCACGCCCATCTACGCCGCGCACTATCAGCGGGTGAACGCGCTCCTGGACGAGGCGGCCCTGCGGGTTTCCCGCTATGTCGAGGAGCTCGGCGGCCGGGCCATGCCCCTGCCCGCCAGCCAGGTGCTGGACGTGCGCAACAACATGTCCTTCCTGTCGCACAAGGCCGTGGCCGTGGCCGCGGGCATCGGCTGGCAGGGCAAGAGCCTGCTCACGGTCAGCCCGCAATACGGCCCGCGCATCCGCCTGGTCTCCATACTGGTGGACGCGGACCTGACCCCGGACGAACCGCTCAAGAACCGCTGCGGGAGCTGCACCCGGTGCACGGACGCCTGCCCGGCCGGGGCCATCCGGAACGTGAACACGGAGTCCCACTACGCGTCACGGGAGGAGGCCCTGCACTTCGAGCGCTGCGTGCACCACGTGCGCGAGGTCTGCGCCAAGATGGAGAACATCGGCACGTCCATCTGCGGCGTGTGCATCAAGGTCTGCCCCTGGGGCGCGAAGAAACGGGCTCCGGCGGCCTGACGAACCGCCCGAACGAAAGACGCTCCGGATCAGTGGGCATCGCCCAGCAGGGCGACGCAGAGCTGGTCCACGCAGGAGGTGTTCTTCCTGCCGCAGGTGATGCCCTTGAGCTTGTCGATCACTTCCTCGACGGGCATGCCCTCCAGCAGGGCGGCAATGGCCTTGAGGTTGCCGTCGCACCCGCCGGTGAATTGCAGGCGGGTCAGGCAGCCGTCCTCGACCTTGTAGCGGATCAGCTTGGAACAGACGTTTTCGGGTTTGAAGACTTCACGGTCGTCAGCCTGGGCGGCGGCCATGCCGAAAGAAGAGAGCGGGGTGAGTTCGGAGAGATTGGCTTTCATGACGGAAGATGCATGGGGTTGAGGTTGCGTTGACGGTTTTCGAGGCCGATTCCCGGTCCGGCGGATCTGCTGGCCAACCGTTTGCCGCCCTGCGGCGGTTGACGGTCCGGGACGAGGCCACCGGGACCCGGCGCGCCCGGCGTGCCGACGGAGGAGGCAACATACCCCCCGGAGGCATCCTGCGCAAGGACAAATCGCTCCCTTTTCCCACTCCCCGCCCCTTTGTATGCCACATAATTGTCAACCACAGTATCAATCCGATAACGCCCCCCTTTCTTCTTGAGCGAAGGCGCGAAAAGTCGCCATATCAACGGGTTGAAACTTGGCCGCAGCCATTTGCCCCACCGCATGTTCTCAAAATGATACAAACGATGCCCCGCCAAAGGGTAACCCGACACGTCCCTTTCGGACCGTGGACGGACGGATCCGGGACCGGCTCCCGGCCCGGCCGAGGTCTGGTCGAACCGGGGCGAAAACGGCCGGAAGCAAGGCGGGTCAAGGGTTGCCGATTTTTGCAATAACGGCAAAACAGAATGATGCATGCCATAATTGAATGATCGTTTTTTACATTTTGAAGAACTTAGACATCTAACTCCGTCGCGCTGGTACGCATATTGCTCATGTTGTGCATATCAACAACGCACGTCTGCCATCCGAGCAGCGCCACACAAGGAGGACATATGCGCAGAAGGGAGTTCCTGAAATATTCGGCCATGGGCGCCATGGGCACCATGCTCGGCACGGTTCCGGGCCTGTCATGGGCCGCCGACAAAGCCGTGCACTGGCTGACCTGGGAAAACCTGGCCTACGACAAGTACGTGGCCGACTTCACCAAATCCACCGGCATTTCCATTGAAAAGGGGTTCATCGGCTCCGATGACGAGCAGTTTGCCAAGATTCGCGCGGGCGGCGGGGCCGACTGGGACCTGATCACCCCCGGACTGGACAAGGTCGAGCTCTACGTGGCCGCCGACCTGCTCCAGCCCCTGGACCTCTCCAAGATCCCCAACGCCGCCAAGCGGTACGCCCCGTTCATGAACACCCCGCTGGGCAAGAAGGACGGCCAGGTCTACGGCCTGCCCTTCTACTGGGGCATCAACCCCATCGTCTACCGCGCCGACCTCATGGACAAGGAGCCCGACTGGTCCACCCTGTTCGAGGGTGAGAAGTACAAGGGCCGCCTGGCCATGCGCGACTACGCCCTGGAGGCCATCGCCATCGCCGCCATGTACGTGGGCATCCCCCGCGAGCGCATCTTCAAGATGGACGACAAGGAGCTGGCCGAGTGCAAGAAGGCCTGCATCGCCCAGAAGAAGCTGCTGCGCACCTACTGGAACTCCATCGCCGACCTGACCAACCTGTTCGCCACCGGCGAGGTGGTCTGCGCCTTCTCCTGGGTCCCGCCCTACTACGACCTGCGCGCCAAGGGCATCAACATGGGCATGGCCAAGCCCAAGGAAGGGGTCATCGGCTGGTGCGACACCTGCGCCATCCCCAAGGACGCCTCCCCCGAGGGAGCCGCCGCGGCCCACGAACTGATCAACTACGTCATCGGACCCGACTACGGCTACAAGCTCGCCCTGGACGGCCCCTACGCCATCTCCACCTCCACGGCCCGCGACAGGCTGACCCCCGAGGAGCAGGAGCGCATCTTCATCAAGGACATCGGCGTCATGGACAGCTTCGTCTGGAAGGAGAACCCGGCCGACTACGGCAAGTGGGTGCGCATCTGGAACGAAGTCAAGGCCAGCTAGTACATGAACCGCCATTGCACAACGACCCCGGCCTCCAGCGTCCTGCTGGAGGCCCGGGGCCTGACCAAGAACTACGGGTCGTTCCGCGCCGTGCACGGCGTGGACTTCGACATCCCGGACAATTGTTTCGTGACCATCCTGGGCCCGTCCGGCTGCGGCAAGACCACCATCCTGCGCATGATCGGCGGGTTCGAGTCCGTGACCGACGGCTCCCTGGTGCTCCAGGGCCAGCCCCTCATGGGCGTCATGCCCTACGAGCGCCCGATCAACACGGTTTTCCAAAACTACGCCCTGTTCCCGCACCTCAAGGTGGCCGACAACGTGGCCTTCGGCCTGAACCTGCGCAAGCTCCCCAGGGACGAGGTCAGGCGCCGCGTGGACAAGGCCCTGGAGACCGTCAAGATGGAGTCCCTGGCTGGGCGCTATCCGTCCCAGCTCTCGGGCGGCCAGCAGCAGCGCGTGGCCCTGGCCCGCGCCTTCGTCAACGAGCCCAAGCTGCTCCTGCTCGACGAGCCCCTGGGCGCCCTGGACCTCAAAATGCGCCGCCACATGCAGGTGGAGCTCAAGGACCTCCAGCAGCGCCTGGCCATGAGCTTCCTCTACGTCACCCACGACCAGGAGGAGGCCTTCGCCCTCAGTGACGTGATCATCGTCATGAACGGCGGGCGCATCGAGCAGGCGGCCTGCCCCGAGGAGATCTACCACGCCCCGGTCAACGCCTACGTGGCGGACTTCATCGGCGGCGCGAACCTGGTCCGGGGGAACGTGGCCTCGGTGGACGCGGCAGCGGGCACGGCGGTCATCGAGACCGTGCTCGGCAAGGTCGAAGCCGCGTGCAGCCCCAAGGTCGCCGTGAACGAGCCCGCCTGTCTGTGCATCCGGGCCGAGGACACCCAGCCCGTGGGCGCGCCCGAGACCCGGTCCATGGCCTTCAGGGCCACGGTCACCCACGTGGTCTTCCAGGGCAGCGTCAAGATGGTCGAGGTGGAGGTGGCGGGCCAGCGCATCGTGGCCCGGCTGTCCCACGACGTCCCGGCCGAGCCCGGCGACTCCCTGGACCTGGCCGTGCCCAGCCACCGGCTGCGCGTGGTCCACGGCACGCCCCCCGAAGGAGGCGGCGCGCTATGAGCCTGAAGCGCATCGACCGCGTCCGGCAACTGACCCTGCTGGCCCTGACCGGGCCCAACGTCCTGTTCCTGGCCTTCTTTTGCGTGGCCCCCCTGGCCGTGCTCTTCAGCTACAGCTTTTTCCAGGTGGATTTCGTGGCCATCGTGCGCGATCCCACCCTGGCCAACTACGGCCGTGTCCTCGAAAGCTCGACCTACCGAGGCCTTGTGGTCAAGGCCCTGGTCTACGGCATCGGCATCGCGGCCCTGTGCTCGGTCATCGCCTACCCCCTGGCCTTCTTCATCGCGAAAAAGGTCAAGGTCTACAAGGCCGCCCTGCTGACCCTGCTGCTCATCCCGCTGTACACCGGCGACCTGATCCGCATCTTCGCCTGGCGCGTGGTCCTCGGGGCCGAGGGCGTGCTCAACTCCCTGCTCATGTGGCTCGGGATCATCAAGGAGCCCATCTGGGTGCTCCTGTTCTCCCCCTTTTCCACGGTGGTGGTCCTGACCTACAACTACCTGCCCTTCATGGTCCTGCCCCTGTGGGCGGCCCTGGAGGCCATGGACAACTCCTATCTCGAAGCCGCCATGGACCTGGGCTGCCGCCACATGGCCACCTTCTTCAAGGTGGTCCTGCCCCTGACCGGCGCGGGACTCATCGCGGGCTTCATGATGGTCTTCGTCCTGGTGGTCGGCGACTACCTGACCCCGCAGCTCATCGGCGGGTCCTCGGGCGTGACCGTGACCAGCGCCATCCACGACATGTTCGGCGCGGCCTTCGACTGGCCCACCGGCTCGGCGCTGGCCTGGGTGCTCCTGACCGCCATGGCCGCCTTCATCACGGCCACGGTCTATCTCTTCTACAAGTCCCCCTGGGGACGCGGCATCAGGGGGGCGAAATAATGCGCCTCTCCGGATGGGCCGCCCTGCGCGGCTACACCTTCGTGGTCTACGGTTTCGTCTATCTGCCGATCATGCTCATGGGCCTCTTTTCCCTGAACTCCTCGGACATGATCGCCTTCCCCCTGACCGGCTTCACCCTGGACTGGTACAACCAGATCCTCCACGACGGCCGCATCTTCAAGGGACTCGTGACGACCATGGCCGTGGCCTTCCCGGTGACGATCATCACCACGGTGCTCGGCTCCATGGCCGCCCTGGTCCTGACCCGCCACAAGTTCAAGGGCAAGACCGCCTTCCTGGCCCTGCTCGTGCTGCCCTTCTTCGTGCCCAAGCTCATCTTCGCCATCGCCCAGGTGACCTTCCTCAACGACGTGGGCATCCCCAAGGGCCTCTACACCGTGTGGATCTCCCAGGCCATGATCATCCTGCCCTTCGTCACCGTGATCATCGCCTCGGTCCTGTTCCGCGTGGACAAGCGGCTGGAGGAGGCCGCCGGCGACCTCGGGGCCACTCCCTGGCAGACCTTCCGCCGGGTGACGCTCCCCCTGATGAAGAACGGCATCCTGGCCGGATCGTTCATCTCCTTCGTCCTGTCCAACGCCGAATACACCGTCTCCTACTTCACCAGCGGCCGGGCCCAGCCCCTGTCCGTACTGGTCGCCTCGGACTTCCGGTTCCACCTCTCCCCGAGCCTGAACGCCCTGGCCATGCTCATCGTCTTCTTCAACATCCTGGTCATCGTGATCAGCGAATGGTTCCGGCGGCGCTCCGTGCAGGCCTGACCGGACATCGAGGCAACACAATGAAAATACTCATCAAAAACGGCCTGGTCGTGAACGCCGACCGCTCGGAGCACGCGGACGTGCTCATCGACGGCCAAACCATCCGGGAAGTGGGCGCGGACCTGGCCGCGGGCCCGGACTTCCGCGTCATCGACGCCGGGGGCCTCATGGTCATCCCCGGCGGCATCGACCCGCACACCCACCTGGAGATGCCCACCCCGGTGACCCGCACCGCCGACGGCTACGACAACGGCGGCCGCGCGGCCCTGTCCGGCGGGACCACCACGGTCATCGACTTCGTCAACCCCAAGTACGGCCAGTCCTACCTCGAAGCCTACGACGTCTGGATGGAGCGGGCCGCCAAGGCCACCTGCAACTACTCCTTCCACGTCACGGTCTCCTGGTTCAACGACGAGGTCGCCCGGGAGATGCGCACCCTGGTGGAGGAACGCGGGGTCAACTCCTTCAAGCACTTCACCACCTACAAGGGCTCCCTCATGCTCGAGCCCGAGCAGATGCTCGCCAGCTTCGCCCTGGCCCGCGAGCTGGGCGCGCTCTGCACCGTGCACGCCGAAAACGACGAGATCATCACCTACATGCAGCGCAAGCTCCTGGAAAAGGGCATCACTCAGCCCAGGGGCCACGTCCTGTCCCGCCCGCCCATCGCCGAGGGCGAAGCCACCTACCGGGCCATCGCCCTGGCCAGAATCGCGGGCGCGCCCATCTACATCGTGCACATGAGCTGCGAGGACGCCCTGCACGCGGTCGTCCGCGCCCAAGCCGCCGGGCAGGAGGTCTACGCCGAGTCCCTGTGCGGCCACCTGCTCCTGGACGAGTCCGTGTACTTCAACGATGACCCGGAAATCGCCGCCCGCTACGTCATGAGCCCGCCCTTCCGCTCCGCCGAACACCGCGAAGCGTTGTGGCAGGGGCTCGCCGACGGCCACATCCGGGTCATCGGCAGCGACAACTGCACCTTCACCCAGGCCCAGCGCAACCTGGGCCTCGACGACTTCACCAAGATTCCCAACGGCGCGCCCGGCCTCGAAGACCGCATGCGCATCGTCTTCAGCGAAGGCGTGGCCAAGGGCCGCCTCACCCCGGAACAGTTCGTCGCCGTGACCTCCACCAATGCCGCGAAAATCTTCAACATCCATCCGCGCAAGGGAGTCGTCGCGCCCGGCGCCGATGCCGACGTGGTCCTCTGGGACCCGAAAAAACAACACACCGTGTCGGTCAAGACCCACCGCCACGCCATCGACTACAGCATCTTCGAAGGCATGACCTTCACCGGCTCGCCGACCCTGACCATCCTCAACGGCGACGTGGTCTTCGAAAACGACCTCGTCACCAGCAACCCCGGCCAGGGCCGATTCATCCCCCGCCCCCCGCGCCAACGCATCCCCCCCTGCCACAGCTGACGCAGGCATGCCCGAAATGAAACGGCCGACGCGATCCTGGATCGCGTCGGCCGTTTCGTTTTGGAATGCCTCCGGCGGCCAGGGGGGAAACTTTTGGAAAAAGTTTCCCCCCTGGACCCCCCTTCCAAACTTTTTGTGTGCCTTCGGCAAGGGCGTGCGGCCGCGGCAAGCCCCCTGTCTTTTCCTTTTGGAGCGATTCCGACAGCGGCTCTTTTACCGCGTTCGCACTAGGCTTTCGAGAGTGGGTCATCCGTGCATTTTCTCCTGGGGGGCTTTCATCCTCACGTAGACGGCTACGCTGCGGTGAAAGCCCCCCAGGAGAAAATGTGCGGATGGCCCGCTATCGGAAGCCGCCCCCTATTCCAGCCCGTACCTCTTGATCTTGCGGTACAGCGTGGCGATGCCGATGCCCAGCTTGTTCGCCACACGTTCCTTGGCCGCCTTGGTGCCGGTCTCGTCGCCGAAGGCCTTGAGGGCCTGCTGGATGAGGGTGCGTTCCATGGTTTCGAGGTTGTAGTCGGCGTATTCGGATTCGCGCGCGCCGGAGCGGACCTTGAGGGGCAGGGACTCGCGGGTGATGACGGCCGGGGAATCGACCACGTTGGCCACGTATTCGATGGAGTTCTGCAATTCGCGAACGTTGCCGGGCCAGTGGTATTCGCTGACCGCGGTCCAGAAGGACTCCTTGATGGTCAGGATTTCCTTGTCCAGCCGGTCCATGCTCTGTTCGAGGAAGACCTTGGACAGCAGGTGGATGTCCCGGGGCCGTTCGCGCAGGGGCGGGATGTGGATGGGGATGACGTTGAGACGATAGTAGAGGTCTTCGCGGAAGGTGCCGTTGTGGACCATCTCCTCGAGGTTGCGGTTGGTGGCCGAAACCACGCGCACGTCGATGGCCGTGGGCTGGGTGGAGCCCAGCCGGGTGACCTCCCGCTGTTCCAGGGCGCGCAGGAGCTTGGCCTGGAGGTGCAGGGGCATGTCGCCTATCTCGTCGAGGAACAGGGTGCCGGTGTTGGCCTGCTCGAAGCGGCCCATCTTGCCCTTGGGGTTGGCCCCGGTGAAGGCCCCGCCCACGTAGCCGAAGAGCTCGCTTTCGAGCAGGGTCTCGGGGATGGCCCCGCAGTTGATGGCAACGAACGGGCCCTCCTTGCGGCCGCCCTCCTCGTTCAGGGCGCGGGCCACGAGCTCCTTGCCCGTGCCGGACTCGCCGGTGACCAGGACCGAGGAGTTGGAGTCCGCGAACCGGGCCACCTGTTCCTTGAGGGTGACGATGACGTCCGAGGTGCCGAGGATGGCGTCCAGGCCGAGACGCTCGTGGCTGGAGGCCAGGCGCAGGGCGTCGTCGTGCATGAGCTGGGCGTCGCGGAACATGAACATGCTCGAACTCTCGCCGTGCTGGAGGCGGTACTCGTTCCCGGCCACGTCGTGGGAGCGGCCCAGGAGGCTGACGGTGTATTCGGTGTACTGGAGCAGCCGGTTTTCGCCGCGCTTCAGGCGGACGGTGATGGCGTCCTGGCCCTCCAGGGGGAAGTCGAGGATCTGCTGGGCGGCGCGGTTGGAGCGGACGATGCGCCCGTCCTTGGCCAGCAGGAGCACGCCCTCGTCCACCTTGTCCACCACGGTCTCGAGCAGCTGGCCCAGGGCGCGGCTGCGGGCGAACTCCATGGACTCGACCACCTTGGAGGCGAGGATGTCGGCCATTTGGGCCAAAAAGTCGAAAAAGA
Proteins encoded:
- a CDS encoding ATP-binding protein — translated: MDDFAYENLGICYWNGSLGPFNVGVVGTGSMLRVLLDIIYNEAFREFLPEMCLAAISDTGPGETLPEDCETCPIYPTYREMLDAHPEINLVVEITGDRGVAARLRHELPASVSLIDHRELVFLCGLHDMAVVKGHYMTSLDHQRTLIQSIIDEIREDIFLLDKSGDIQDLNRTVWQRAGVPRKELLGKPCWEAARLRDGSPFCNQLDPVCPFHKTLLSGRKEEAMVTRVNGSGLLQYYRLYAYPIFDMRGQMSHIMVMHRDITERTQREKYQQQQDKFAIIGEISTYLAHEIRNPLYAVGGFANALLRSPKLDEQEREKVQIIVEETLRLDKLLTNMLNFVRPAPGPGAAVDLVAVCRDVAELMDVGYGRQGYNILVRPEANLPAVQGDADALKQCLVNIIKNSIEAMPGGGQIVVDLTMGKSDVVVRIIDTGTGMSETELDRAFNPFYSTKADGNGLGLPLIKKIIEESGGSVTLASRPGKGTTVTLHLQPAMDVDHPPVKADNDT
- a CDS encoding ABC transporter permease; its protein translation is MSLKRIDRVRQLTLLALTGPNVLFLAFFCVAPLAVLFSYSFFQVDFVAIVRDPTLANYGRVLESSTYRGLVVKALVYGIGIAALCSVIAYPLAFFIAKKVKVYKAALLTLLLIPLYTGDLIRIFAWRVVLGAEGVLNSLLMWLGIIKEPIWVLLFSPFSTVVVLTYNYLPFMVLPLWAALEAMDNSYLEAAMDLGCRHMATFFKVVLPLTGAGLIAGFMMVFVLVVGDYLTPQLIGGSSGVTVTSAIHDMFGAAFDWPTGSALAWVLLTAMAAFITATVYLFYKSPWGRGIRGAK
- a CDS encoding TIGR03905 family TSCPD domain-containing protein, with protein sequence MKANLSELTPLSSFGMAAAQADDREVFKPENVCSKLIRYKVEDGCLTRLQFTGGCDGNLKAIAALLEGMPVEEVIDKLKGITCGRKNTSCVDQLCVALLGDAH
- a CDS encoding sensor histidine kinase: MSLTYARRVIMLGRSAYPVSCLAVGAAAWFHGRTGDGLALAAALAIVCGMWLLLFASSHWLGQAEAERDEMGEQLIQSQRVLALGELSTGIAHEINNPLNIILQEAELMRYDLALAPTAETMEEVRSSLDVIYAQVSRCSDITHKLLDLARNRKPVSQPADINRLVEDMLELVEREAGPREIHLHRRLSQDLPTVISDPPLLRQVILNLLINAIQAVDKDGDIFITTHREGNMAYTEIRDTGPGISEENRKRIFNPFFTTKAPGQGTGLGLSVSLRIINELGGDIQVASAPGKGATFTVRIPIKR
- a CDS encoding response regulator, which gives rise to MTNKARILVVDDEDRFRQSLCRLLRAEGYTVDAAENGLDALNKLATNEFDVVLLDMKMPGMSGSETFNEIQLQGFDVETVCLTGHTSISDAMKLLHNGVFDYLLKPASMPEIIETVQRALERKLLRHGEIGVSELIDGSGGR
- a CDS encoding 4Fe-4S double cluster binding domain-containing protein translates to MDSEILKQYAVSAGATVARIADLARLRGIETMPPDLLDGFRYAVSLAVALSDPIIETITDRPTPIYAAHYQRVNALLDEAALRVSRYVEELGGRAMPLPASQVLDVRNNMSFLSHKAVAVAAGIGWQGKSLLTVSPQYGPRIRLVSILVDADLTPDEPLKNRCGSCTRCTDACPAGAIRNVNTESHYASREEALHFERCVHHVREVCAKMENIGTSICGVCIKVCPWGAKKRAPAA
- a CDS encoding ABC transporter substrate-binding protein → MRRREFLKYSAMGAMGTMLGTVPGLSWAADKAVHWLTWENLAYDKYVADFTKSTGISIEKGFIGSDDEQFAKIRAGGGADWDLITPGLDKVELYVAADLLQPLDLSKIPNAAKRYAPFMNTPLGKKDGQVYGLPFYWGINPIVYRADLMDKEPDWSTLFEGEKYKGRLAMRDYALEAIAIAAMYVGIPRERIFKMDDKELAECKKACIAQKKLLRTYWNSIADLTNLFATGEVVCAFSWVPPYYDLRAKGINMGMAKPKEGVIGWCDTCAIPKDASPEGAAAAHELINYVIGPDYGYKLALDGPYAISTSTARDRLTPEEQERIFIKDIGVMDSFVWKENPADYGKWVRIWNEVKAS
- a CDS encoding ABC transporter ATP-binding protein, producing the protein MNRHCTTTPASSVLLEARGLTKNYGSFRAVHGVDFDIPDNCFVTILGPSGCGKTTILRMIGGFESVTDGSLVLQGQPLMGVMPYERPINTVFQNYALFPHLKVADNVAFGLNLRKLPRDEVRRRVDKALETVKMESLAGRYPSQLSGGQQQRVALARAFVNEPKLLLLDEPLGALDLKMRRHMQVELKDLQQRLAMSFLYVTHDQEEAFALSDVIIVMNGGRIEQAACPEEIYHAPVNAYVADFIGGANLVRGNVASVDAAAGTAVIETVLGKVEAACSPKVAVNEPACLCIRAEDTQPVGAPETRSMAFRATVTHVVFQGSVKMVEVEVAGQRIVARLSHDVPAEPGDSLDLAVPSHRLRVVHGTPPEGGGAL